The Yersinia entomophaga nucleotide sequence GTGGAGGTGAAGGATAACTCGCCGAAATTTGGATCCATAAAGCGGATATGGTCTTGCTCATCTTTTATACAGGCGACGGCATGTCCTGGTCCATCGTCTGGGGTGAGTAGATAACACATGTTGTAGCACCCCTTTTCGTCATTGCGTGCTAGGCTCATCGCTTGGGCAGCGAATTGGGGGGTAAAGTCTTCGTTGTTCACTATATAAGTACCAACGTGATTGAAGTGATCCTTCAGTTCATACTGGATTCTGGTTTGTGCTTCAGGGGGCGGTAGGGGGTGATAGTCATCGTTAAGATATTGAGATAATACCTGCCATTTGGCAGATGAATCGGCAAGCCAAGCGTAAAAACCCTCCCCCTGTGAATTCTTGACAAGATACTTTGCCGACATGGCCATGCAGACGCCGTTATCGGTCACATTGGTTTTAACACCAAACGCCTCATTGACGCTCTTGGTAATCTCCGATTGATTGTAGCTGGTTTCTATATGACCAAAGATCGTATTCTGATTGGTGACATTGTTTATCATGGCTGAATCTCTACGTCCTTAATGTGCTTTATTTCCCTGAGTTCTCTATAACAAGTGAAGGGGCTCAGGTTGGTTTTACTTAATAATATTAGAATAATGAGAGTTCCACTTTCATATTTCGTCCGGTCTTGTTGCAAGAATCGGTAATGACTCCAATTGTGTGAATTTGATGTACATTGCGATCTTTTGAGGTTTTCTCATGGCTTGCGTTAACCTTCATTGCCCCCGTTGTGATTCTGCTTTGGTTTAATTACGAACTCGCATAAAGTGTTTGGCCTGTAAGACAATCCGCGTTTCACGCTCAATTAGAACGGGAAGTGGATGAGGCCGGAGTTATCACCATCCGCACTTATCACCGCGAACACCCCAACTCACCGCCATTTGCCCAGAATAAACGGGACGGCTACAGCAATGGCCAGGCGGTGGATATTCCCCATGGGCGGTGGGTAGATTTGCGGTTGGAGAGGGGGGAGGTTAAACTTTCGCCCGTTGGATAAAAGACCGATGAAACATATTGGCCGATGACTACATTTATCCAGTATAAACACTGATTTTTTAAAAGGACTTAAATGTATGGATGAGCAAGAAATAAAAGACAAATTGGTTGGTCTTGGCATTAGTAGTTTAGATGCAATTACATTGATAAAAATTGCAAAAAATAAAAAAACCACTGTAACTCGAGTATTTATTTCAAATCATATAGGGCTATATATTGGCACGGCGGCATTGGTTGGGGTTTATTTTTTATTTGCAAGTACAATGAGTGAGAAAGAATTGATTTCATTCTCTGCTGCTTATATACCTGTGCTGTTTATAATTTATTTTTTAACTCCGTTCTTGAAGGAGTTTTTTTGGAGTTTAAAAGTTTTATTCTCTTTGAAAGGAATGTGATATGAGTAGCTTTACTCTTTCTGTCTTGGAAAGAAAAAAAGAGGAAATTAATCGTATCGCAGTAAATGTCGCATTTTTATATTTGAGTGATATAAGGCTACGAAGCGGGTTTATCAGCAGTAAAATCAATTGGCAGACAATAACATTAGTGAATTCAAGCTAGGGAGATTGTCGTTCAGTGAGGTTATGTCTAACCTCCATGAGCAATACAAAATTCTTGAAGATAGACATTTTGATTTGATGCTTGATAATGCTAAGTTATTTGTTATTGCCGAAAGGAAAAAAGAACAAAATTCTGCACTGAACATTATATTAAAGCAAGTAGGGTTTGTTAGCGGCGGGTTGCAGATAGTTGGCGGGGCCGGAATATGTAAAGTTAGCTTGGGAATGGCATGTGCTTCATTAGGTGTCCATTAATAGCCCACGGAGCATCAAACTTGAGTGAAAATGCACACTATCTTTTATTCCGTGAAGAACCGGAGGCAAGTTTTTTGCGGTATGCCTATCAGCATACTGCTATTGTGTTAGGAGGAACCAATCAGCAGGGAGATATAGCCTATTTTGCCCATCTCTCTGACCCGAAATGTCTTCCGTCGCCTGCATTATCCCATCGATATTATTGTTCAGTGTGTCCCCTGGTATCTGGCTTACTCACTGAGTTTACGCAACCAAAAAGAGATGATGGCAGAGCGGGGTATTGTCGTTGATCATTCCATACTGCGTCGTTGGGTTATCCGCCTGGTGCCGCTGTTAGATAAGGTTTTTTGCAAAGCTATTCATCATCACGGCGAACCCGAGAGGGCGGCGATTGATAAAAGTGGTGCCAACAGCGCGGTTTTGGCTATGCTCAACGCAGACAAACTCGATGAGGAAACGATTAACCTAAGACAAAGCAACTATCTGAACAACAACGTTGAGCAGGATCACTGCAACATCAAACGACGGATACGACACATACTGAGATTCAGCTCATCTCGACGGGAAAAGACAATTCTGGCCGGTATTGAACTAATACAAAAGGGCAATACAGAACCTGCAAAGTGAGGGATTATCATCCGCGGAATACTCAATAATCGGTAACGCAACTTTTGCCAACTTCATGTCACTAATGCGACAGAGCCCTATAAAGAGCCATTTTGCTGAAAAGTGTCTCAATAAAGTTTAGATGTGGAAAACGTAACGTCGGGATGAGACAAAACAAACTCAGTGAGACAAAAATACAGTCTCACTGAGTTGTCTATTTTAGGTTTACTCAAACAGGATAACAGCTACTCCTTCTCTGGAGTGGAGTATTTTATCTTACTAAAAATGAAACTCTCAGGGGCGGAAACATAATCCTGGTAAGCTCAATATCACTATCCTGTTATTATGACCGGGGTAACATTCTGGCTTTGATGATATATCGGTGAGATGTTCCATATTGTTCTGGGTTGTCCATATAAGACCTTCCTTCAGGAAGGTATTGTAAAGATGTTATCTTCATCCTGTTGTATAATGGAAACGTCACTTCACCCTCGGAGGCATACAATCCTTCAGAAACACCGGCGTGTCCTGGCTCAAGATCAAAGTGCCACATAATTGTTTTACCTGACACATAACCCATTTTAGGATCCTTAGCTGTAGACATTATGAGGGGAGATTTTATTTCTAAATCCATTGATTTTTGTACAGTATCGCTCTTACCTTCAGATTCATTTATAAACTCAGCAAGCCAAGAATAACTATTAGATATTACTGGCGTGTCTCCACGGAAGGTTTCGTTCACATCTGCTGAATGATACCCAGACCATTCAGCATCAATTTTGCCCAGAGTTTTCTGAACCTCTATAAACTTGTCGTGACTAATATCTCTTGCTGCCGGCTTCATGTTTCTACCAATTTCAGCCCACTTGCTTATAAAGTTGTCCATATCGATAATTGAATCATAATGACTGATATTAAGCTTCTGTAAGGCTATTGTGAATGAAGAATAGTATGGATATTCCCCCCCTTGCTGTTTATATAAAGCGGGGTCTTCCTTAATAACCCAGTTTTTCTTTGCTCCATTTTGCTGCCCGGGCATCGATGGTGGCGGCGGAGGGTTTCCTCCCGCCACCGGTGGCGGCGGCGGAGGGTTTCCTCCCATCATCGGTGGTGGTGGCGGTGGATTTCCCCCCATCATCGGTGGCGGCGGTGGAATCATAGTATTGATAGGGATTCTTCCATCATTGTCCTTCCACGCCACCGGATTATTCCGCACCATCCTGTACAGATTCAGCCCGTCCACCGAGCCCGCCGGGTCTGCACTTAGCCATCTGCCCGCCCACGGTTGGTAGTACCGGTAACCGTAGTAGTACAGCCCCGTTGCGTCCCGCTCCTTGCCTGAATACCTCACGGTCTTGTAGTTTGCCTCCACCGCGCTGCGAACCGTCCATACCGCTGTCCCGCCGTACGGATAGTATTCCTCCATGCTGATAAGTTTGCCGTCGCTGTCCAGCTCCAGCACGCTACTGCCGGTCAGGTTATCGTAACTGTAACGTACCTTGTCGTCAGTGATTCCATCCGGCCTGCCGCTCTCCCAGTGCAGCATCCGCACCTGCGCACGGCTCGCCTCACCCACAGTGATAACCTGCAGGCTTTCCGTTTCCGTATCGCCATTTTTCGCGCTGCGCAGTTCCAAGCCCGGAAGGTACAGCGCCCGCTGCGTCTGCGCGCTGTTACCGGTTTTCTGTACACTGACCTTCAGAATGCGCTGACTACCGCCGTCATAGCGGTAATTCTCGCTGTCATCCGCACTGCCATCTCGCATCACCGGCGTTACCTTCAACAGCTCATTACGTGCCGTCCAGACCAGGCCCAGCCCCGGCTGTAGCTGCGTCTGCTGGCCGCCCGCAGTGAACAGTGCGTCCACGTCTGCGGCGTTTTCGGTCAAGTTGCTAAGCACAGCCCGGTTGCTGCGGTTGCTTACGGTGATGTTGGTTGTGTAACCACTGCGTGTTGCCGGGGAATGGCGTATCTGCGTCAGGTTGCTGGCTTCGTCGTAGGTGTAGGTGCGGGTGTAACTGGTATATGCGGAGCTGTCTGTAGGAAAGGGGACGGTAGCTGACGGTAAACGGCTGCCCTGCTGTCCGACGTTTGCCATCTCGCGCCCGGTGGCACTGACCAGTTGGTACAGGCTGTCGTAGGTGTAGGTATTTTCCGGCACCACTTTCTGATTACTCCAGAAGCGGGTTGCTTCAGCATCATTGGTGATTTTCAGCACGTTGCCCACCGGGTCATACTCATAGCGCAGGTCCTGCAGCACCTTGGCACCCGAAGCGTGGCCGGCAGGTCGCTCCGTCCGGATGCCGGTCAGGCGCTGCGTCTCTGCCTCGTACGTGTACGTGATCACCACGCCGTTGCCGTGATCCTCGCGTTGCTTCTGCCCGGCGGCCGAGTACGTCAGGGACTTCACGATAACCTGTTCCGTACGGTCCCTCACCGTCAGCCAACTGCCTGACAACAGTCCCGCCACGTCGTACCTCACGCGCTGAATATTACCTTTCGCATCGGTGGTGGTCAGCACCGTCCCGGTGGCGTCAGCAGTGGTCAGGGTGACATACTCCTCGCCACTGAGCAGATCATTCCATGCAGAGGCACCTTCTCCTTGCCAGTCAGCCACGGTGTCCGGGTTATCCGCGTCCTTCAGCAGACGGCGGGTGACGGAGAGCGAGACGCCTGTCAGCGCTATGCTGTCTGTCTGCACCAGTCCTGCCGTATCGTAATGACGGACGCATAATCCCGCCAGGTTCAGAGTCTTCTCTGCGCCAGTATTGCCGGCATACACGAAGCGCTCCGTGATGCGGGCGACTTCAGTGCTGATCTGCTCCGTCACGTTCAGTGGTCGACCCGGAAGCGCCGCATCCTCATACTGCCAGGTGCGGGTCACCGCCAGGCTTCTGTCCTCAGTGCCCTCATCGGTGGCGCTGATATGACTGACCACGATAAACGGTCGTCCGGCGACGTCGTTCAGACTGACGCTAGTACCGTTATCCGCCCCCTGTGTACGCAGAACGCCTCCGGCCAGGTCCGTCAGGTAGCTGAAATTTACGCGACCGGCGTCGTGCAGCCGCGGGTCGGCGCTCTGCGTCAGAAAGCCGCGTGCGTCGTACTGGTGGGGTGTGATGCGTTCATTTGTCACCTCAGGGGCATCAGGGTGGCGATGGTACGCGATGTCGCGCGCGGTCAGGCCGCGGTTATCAAAGACCGTGACCTTCGGGGTTCTGCTGAACAACGATGTGCTCATGGTATTCTCCTGTTTATGATATGTAGCCGGTCAGGCTGCACAAGAAATAGCTTTGTCGCAGATTTATTAATGGTCAACGACAATACCGCGCTCTGCCATCATCTCTGTTGGGTTGCGTAAACTCAGTGAGTAAACCAGATATCCGCGGCCACACTGAACAATAATATCGATGGGATAATGCAGGCGACGGAAGACGTTTCGGATCAGAGAAA carries:
- a CDS encoding YopT-type cysteine protease domain-containing protein yields the protein MINNVTNQNTIFGHIETSYNQSEITKSVNEAFGVKTNVTDNGVCMAMSAKYLVKNSQGEGFYAWLADSSAKWQVLSQYLNDDYHPLPPPEAQTRIQYELKDHFNHVGTYIVNNEDFTPQFAAQAMSLARNDEKGCYNMCYLLTPDDGPGHAVACIKDEQDHIRFMDPNFGELSFTSTVEFENWMSSVFNKHYSIFSSMTVNIYEAPE
- a CDS encoding RHS repeat domain-containing protein, whose translation is MSTSLFSRTPKVTVFDNRGLTARDIAYHRHPDAPEVTNERITPHQYDARGFLTQSADPRLHDAGRVNFSYLTDLAGGVLRTQGADNGTSVSLNDVAGRPFIVVSHISATDEGTEDRSLAVTRTWQYEDAALPGRPLNVTEQISTEVARITERFVYAGNTGAEKTLNLAGLCVRHYDTAGLVQTDSIALTGVSLSVTRRLLKDADNPDTVADWQGEGASAWNDLLSGEEYVTLTTADATGTVLTTTDAKGNIQRVRYDVAGLLSGSWLTVRDRTEQVIVKSLTYSAAGQKQREDHGNGVVITYTYEAETQRLTGIRTERPAGHASGAKVLQDLRYEYDPVGNVLKITNDAEATRFWSNQKVVPENTYTYDSLYQLVSATGREMANVGQQGSRLPSATVPFPTDSSAYTSYTRTYTYDEASNLTQIRHSPATRSGYTTNITVSNRSNRAVLSNLTENAADVDALFTAGGQQTQLQPGLGLVWTARNELLKVTPVMRDGSADDSENYRYDGGSQRILKVSVQKTGNSAQTQRALYLPGLELRSAKNGDTETESLQVITVGEASRAQVRMLHWESGRPDGITDDKVRYSYDNLTGSSVLELDSDGKLISMEEYYPYGGTAVWTVRSAVEANYKTVRYSGKERDATGLYYYGYRYYQPWAGRWLSADPAGSVDGLNLYRMVRNNPVAWKDNDGRIPINTMIPPPPPMMGGNPPPPPPMMGGNPPPPPPVAGGNPPPPPSMPGQQNGAKKNWVIKEDPALYKQQGGEYPYYSSFTIALQKLNISHYDSIIDMDNFISKWAEIGRNMKPAARDISHDKFIEVQKTLGKIDAEWSGYHSADVNETFRGDTPVISNSYSWLAEFINESEGKSDTVQKSMDLEIKSPLIMSTAKDPKMGYVSGKTIMWHFDLEPGHAGVSEGLYASEGEVTFPLYNRMKITSLQYLPEGRSYMDNPEQYGTSHRYIIKARMLPRS